One part of the Ornithodoros turicata isolate Travis chromosome 2, ASM3712646v1, whole genome shotgun sequence genome encodes these proteins:
- the LOC135384607 gene encoding uncharacterized protein LOC135384607, producing the protein MQILDLTPEPWFAKFLIVHSKDETKPMAKVSPFTIARVLERTIGKSYNARKLTTGDLQIEVITRQQSSALLSLDKIADISVTVTTHRTLNIVKGVISESQLLDCSDTEIEEGLKHQGVVTARRIVMRRDGKDIPTKHIVLSFQLHRLPQTIKAGYLNCHVRPYIPNPRRCFKCQRFGHGSQVCRGQAICPKCAGMDHSAESCANKVHCSNCKGSHPVYSRSCPRWQEEKEILKVKVTQNISYKEAKTQVEFAKKGTFSEVVRRGVAPLRKSVETQTSGSPPHTPHTQEKPAESSLPLAPAAQMGRREVVATTSTEVDGELSVWDGLTGGSSQTGTHTMDVDDDDCLSQKSSSSLPPILPHGRNKERKKEAEAGAVRP; encoded by the coding sequence ATGCAAATCCTCGACTTGACTCCTGAACCTTGGTTTGCGAAGTTCCTCATAGTCCACTCGAAAGATGAGACCAAACCCATGGCTAAGGTATCCCCATTCACTATTGCAAGAGTCTTAGAAAGGACAATAGGGAAGTCTTATAATGCTCGAAAGCTGACCACAGGAGATCTGCAAATTGAAGTGATCACAAGGCAACAAAGCTCCGCTCTCCTTTCACTTGACAAAATTGCCGATATATCAGTCACTGTGACCACACACCGAACACTTAACATCGTGAAGGGCGTCATCTCAGAGTCCCAACTCCTTGACTGCTCAGACACTGAGATCGAGGAAGGGCTTAAACACCAAGGCGTTGTGACAGCAAGGAGAATTGTAATGCGTCGGGATGGTAAAGACATCCCGACGAAGCACAttgtcctttcctttcaattgcACAGGCTTCCTCAGACCATCAAAGCAGGCTATCTTAATTGCCATGTACGCCCGTATATCCCGAATCCGCGAcgctgtttcaagtgccagcgttttggacATGGGTCGCAGGTCTGTCGAGGACAGGCGATCTGTCCAAAATGTGCTGGCATGGACCACTCTGCAGAGTCCTGTGCAAACAAAGTCCACTGTTCGAACTGCAAAGGGAGCCACCCTGTCTACTCCAGGTCCTGCCCCCGTTGgcaggaagagaaagaaatactCAAAGTGAAAGTGACGCAGAATATATCGTataaagaagcaaaaacacaggtagaatttgccaaaaaaggcacgttctccgaagtggtgcgccggggagtggcaccactgcggaaatctgtggagacgcagacttctgggtctccaccccacactccccatACACAAGAAAAGCCTGCGGAGAGTTCGCTTCCGCTGGCACCGGCTGCTCAGATGGGCAGACGAGAAGTGGTGGCCACaacctctacggaggttgatggcgagctgtcagtttgggacgggctcACAGGGGGTTCGTCCCAGACTGGCACACACACGATGgatgttgacgatgatgactgcttgtcgcagaagtcatcgtcaagccttcccccaatccttccccatggaaggaacaaagaacgaaaaaaggagGCCGAGGCAGGGGCAGTACGTCCCTag